GCCTTCCCCGGATCACCCTTGGAGGCATATGAGCTTGGGGTCTCTCAAACGCAAGGCTGCCTGGAACTATAGTTAGCAGGAACCAATATGGGACATTTCTAATGAGTCAAGAATGAGGACATTTCTAAAGAGTCTTGACACGTTAATAAGAGGGATAGTGATGCCTTTATAGTCACTGTAGTGGTCCCGGCAAGAGAATGCAGGAGAGACGGGGCCGCGATGGAAGTTAGCTCACGTTTCTAGTAGCCACTCGAGAGCAACATGCATAGCCTTATCACTCAGCCGCAGCTTGTGCCCTGCCCCTACAATTATGGCTATTAGTTTGGGTTCTTTTGCTTTTTCATAAAGGCGCCAGGCTTGACTAGCTTCGACAAGGTCGTCATTTTCGCCCTGCAATATCAATACAGGCCTGGGAGAAATCTGATCGATCCACTTAATGGGGGTAATCTCTCTGAAGTTGTTCAGCCAGTATTCCAGAGAGTGGGGGAAATTCCCATCTCTGATGAGTCCGATTTGTCGGAAGTGGTCAATAGAGAAATCGCTTCTCTGAGGACTGATAAGTCTTCTGAATTCAGCAGGGCAAGCACAGAGGACTGTCCTGGCTACTCTGTGATCATGGGCTGCCACATAGGCTGAGGCTGCTGCCCCACCGCTGAAGCCCATGAGGCAAAGGCGGGATCTGTCCACCTTGGAATGAGAGTACAGGAAGTCGAGGACGGTCTCGAGGTCTCTCCCCCAGCCCATCATGTCGAAGTTTCCTCCACTTGTTCCGGTCCCTCTGAAGTTGAATATGGCAGTGATGAAGCCACTAGCGCAGAACTGCTCTGCCAGATGAGGATAGCCCCTATCGGCAGGATCTGCTGGTTTGCCAGAGGGTATACCGTGACAGATGCAGAGAGCGGGGGAGGGGCCTCCTTCTTCGGGAAGATGCAATTCCCCCACAATGCTGATTCCATCGACTGTGAGGGAGAATGGCTCTATTCCCATAGCTTTAGCTATACGCTCCCAGGCGAAGGGAGCCTCTCCTGCTATTTGCCCGTGATACCGTTGTTCATCAGGTGTTGATAGAGGCTGCGGGGCAAGAAGGCATGTCGATGGACATCCTCTGCATAGTACTTGGTGGGTACCCGGTGTTTCCTGAGTACTTCTCTCGGGTTGTGTGCCTTTGAGGCAATGGAGAAAGTCCACCAATTGCCGGAATAGGTGGCAATTGGGACTGTATAGAGGTCTACCAGATTGAACACTTTGCCCAATCTGAGCTGGACTTCACGGACAAAGTCCTGGTGGAAGTGGAGCGATTCGGTCTGGGCCACAAACAAGCCATCCGCCTTTAAGGCAGAAAAGGCGTGGGTGAAGCATTGAATGGTGAAGAGGGATGCGGAGTGCCCGACAGGGTCTGTCGAGTCAACGATAATCAGATCGAACTTCTCCTCTGTTCGGGCAAGGAAATCGCTCCCCTCTGTCTCTAGAATCTGCGTTCTTGGATCAGCGAAGCCAGTTGACAGAGTAGGCAAAAATTCTCTGGAGGCTTCTATGACCTCCAGGTCTAATTCCACGAGGAGAACATTCTGTATCATCTTGTGCTTCAGTACTTCACGCAGGGTGCCGCCGTCCCCACCCCCGATAATCAGAACGTCAGTTGGGTGAGGGTGGGCATGTAATGCTACGTGAGCTAGCATTTCATGATAGAAGTGCTCATCACGTTCGGTAAGTTGGACGACACCATTAAGGGCCAGCACCTTGCCGAAATAGGAGTTTCTGAAGATGAGCAGGTCCTGATGCTTCGTCTTGCGCCAGCAAAGCGTCTCCTCCACCTCGTAGCTATACTTGATAGGTGCAAAGGGGTCATTCTCATGGAAGGATACTTTGGCCATTCTCAACCTCTATTCTGTATAGCGGATCGTGGGGATACGGAAGCCGTCAAACTGGGATGCATAAGCTGTGGTATAAGCACCGGCTGACATGATGTATATTCTATCCCCCACCTCTAGTTCCGGGAGTCTCATTTCAGTCGAAATAACGTCAAAGCTGTCACAGGATGGCCCGGACAATGTCAGATTGGTCTTTCGGCCTGCTCTTTTTGTCAAGATACGGTACTTAATGCCACCCACAGCCTCCATAAGACCGTTGAATACGCCAATATCTATATAGAGCCATGTTTTTGAAGCACGAACAGCCTTAGCTATAACTGTAGCTGCCAGGATGCCAGCCTCTCCTACAAGAGCCCTTCCTGGTGCTATTTCCAGGACCATGTTTTTGGGGAAGGATTTGGCCAGCGACTCCTGGATCACCTGAGCTATTTCTTCTATTGAAGGTACGGGCTTGGTATATTCAATCGGGAAGCCACCCCCGATGTTCAACAGATGCAACTCTATGCCCTTGTTTGCGGCTGATTCCCAAACAACTCTGCTCTTGTCAATAGCCTTTGCCCAAGTAGTGGCCCTGGTGCATTGTGAACCAACGTGGAAGGTAATGCCATAGGGTTTGAGCCCGTTCTTCTTGGCTTGTACCAGTAGTTGGGCGGCTTCTTCAGCTTCCACTCCAAATTTCTGGCTCAAAGGCCATTCGCTTCCATCATTGGGTACGGCAAGGCGCACGCTAACTCTGCTGCCGGGTGCATATCTTGATAGCTTTTCAATCTCTGGATATGAATCGAAGGCGAACTGCTTTATTCCCCTGGTATATGCTTGTTCGATAAAAGCCGATTCTTTGACCGGGTTGCCCAATATTATTCTCCGAGACGGGACTTTCAACTGCAGCAACAATTCAAGCTCACCCTGGGATGAAATCTCGAAGTCACAACCAAGCTCTTGAAGGAGCTTCACAACGCCCGGATGCGGGTTAGCTTTTAGTGCATAGTAAATCTTGGCGTTATTGAATTGGCTATGGAATTCCTGATATTTCCCCCTAATCAGTTTTTTGTCTATCACTAGAGTTGGTGTTCCATCGGCTTCCAGAATAGGATCAATAGTTTCGCGCAGATACAGATTTCTACCAGGCAATTTGGCATCCTCCTTTGTTATCTTGGCCGTTGTAGAGAGCCCATGATAGCGTTTCGTCTGCGTGACTGCAACAATATATCAACTGCCGCTCAATACTCCGATGCTGGATGCAGGGGTTTATCTAATCCCTGGCAGGTTGCTTCTCGAGATGGCAGGTGTTCAATGTGGATGATCTGGTTCTGGTAGTTGGGCAGATTCTTGATATGCTCGGTAGAGGTAACAGTCATCTTTGGTGTTGAGGTCTGGTTGGAGTATTCCGGCAGTTTCGGTCAGGGGAAGGGAATAATCTCAATCTCGTAATCCAGTATCTCCATATCAAGCCTGCTCTGGCTGATAAAATCAACCACCTTTGACAGCACCTTGTTGTTCTGCTGGGCATCGTTGCTAACGCAGGCTATTCCCAGTGTAGCCAGTTGCCATGTGTCTTGGTCGTCAACCTCAGCTATGGCCACATTATAGCTATTTCTCACGCGGCTGATGACAGACTTCAATACCTTTCGCTTGTCTTTGAGAGACTGGTTCTCAGGCAAGCGAATTTTTATCCTGCACACGCCCAAGTTCATGGAGAATAATTCCTGACGCTGAAGCAATTGTACAATAGCCGAATCGGGGAGTGCAATTGTATCCGGCCGGCTTCTTTGGAGTCGCATCTGCTTTGATGCCATTTTGTGTTATAATGGCTCATGCTGGACAAGCGGAGTATGAGATGAAAATCGGACGACAACAAGCGCTAGCTTACCTGCTCATTATGGCGATCATAGTGGTGCTGGTGATTGCATTCCTCATCCCCAGGGGCGAGAAGGTGATTGCATTCCTCATCCCCAGGGGCGAGAAGGTACCAGAGGGCAGCTTTGACGATGCAGTTGCACTGGTTAAGGATACTGAAACCAGTGGAGGCAAAGCCACCATTGTACAGAATGGTAATTCCATTACAGTTGTGGTGGATGAGAAGGATCGGTTAAAGACAGTTTTCTATGGAACCACTCTTGACCTGCGGCAGTATCTTGAGGGCGCAGGAGTAGATCTGGGTGCTGTGAACCTGGAACCTAAGCAGGATTCTGGCTTCGACTGGGGTGGATTGCTCTTCACACTTATACCGGTGTTTCTGCTTGTTGGCTTGTTTTGGTATCTGTTGCGGGGTGCTCGTGGGGGTAATAGCCAGGCCTTCAACTTTAGCCGCAGCCGTGCCCGACTGTTTAGTGCCGCGAAAACCACGGTTACCTTTGCTGATGTGGCTGGGGTGGATGAGGCAAAACAAGAGTTGCAGGAGATAGTAGAATTCCTTAAGTCCCCAGAGAAGTTTATTGCCTTGGGAGCGCGCATACCTCGGGGGGTATTGTTGATAGGTGCCCCCGGTACAGGTAAGACTTTGCTGGCACGGGCC
This DNA window, taken from Chloroflexota bacterium, encodes the following:
- the speE gene encoding polyamine aminopropyltransferase; amino-acid sequence: MAKVSFHENDPFAPIKYSYEVEETLCWRKTKHQDLLIFRNSYFGKVLALNGVVQLTERDEHFYHEMLAHVALHAHPHPTDVLIIGGGDGGTLREVLKHKMIQNVLLVELDLEVIEASREFLPTLSTGFADPRTQILETEGSDFLARTEEKFDLIIVDSTDPVGHSASLFTIQCFTHAFSALKADGLFVAQTESLHFHQDFVREVQLRLGKVFNLVDLYTVPIATYSGNWWTFSIASKAHNPREVLRKHRVPTKYYAEDVHRHAFLPRSLYQHLMNNGITGK
- a CDS encoding DUF503 domain-containing protein, with translation MASKQMRLQRSRPDTIALPDSAIVQLLQRQELFSMNLGVCRIKIRLPENQSLKDKRKVLKSVISRVRNSYNVAIAEVDDQDTWQLATLGIACVSNDAQQNNKVLSKVVDFISQSRLDMEILDYEIEIIPFP
- a CDS encoding alpha/beta hydrolase; translation: MGIEPFSLTVDGISIVGELHLPEEGGPSPALCICHGIPSGKPADPADRGYPHLAEQFCASGFITAIFNFRGTGTSGGNFDMMGWGRDLETVLDFLYSHSKVDRSRLCLMGFSGGAAASAYVAAHDHRVARTVLCACPAEFRRLISPQRSDFSIDHFRQIGLIRDGNFPHSLEYWLNNFREITPIKWIDQISPRPVLILQGENDDLVEASQAWRLYEKAKEPKLIAIIVGAGHKLRLSDKAMHVALEWLLET
- a CDS encoding type III PLP-dependent enzyme; this encodes MPGRNLYLRETIDPILEADGTPTLVIDKKLIRGKYQEFHSQFNNAKIYYALKANPHPGVVKLLQELGCDFEISSQGELELLLQLKVPSRRIILGNPVKESAFIEQAYTRGIKQFAFDSYPEIEKLSRYAPGSRVSVRLAVPNDGSEWPLSQKFGVEAEEAAQLLVQAKKNGLKPYGITFHVGSQCTRATTWAKAIDKSRVVWESAANKGIELHLLNIGGGFPIEYTKPVPSIEEIAQVIQESLAKSFPKNMVLEIAPGRALVGEAGILAATVIAKAVRASKTWLYIDIGVFNGLMEAVGGIKYRILTKRAGRKTNLTLSGPSCDSFDVISTEMRLPELEVGDRIYIMSAGAYTTAYASQFDGFRIPTIRYTE